CACTCGTGCTGGACGGCTCGCGCGTGGACGATATCGATGGCGTGCGCGGACTGCAGCAAATGGACACGCTCGTGCTCGCGCGCACGCAAATCGCGAACATCGACGCGTTAAAGGGACTCACGGGCCTGCAAAGACTGAATCTCGCCGACACACGCGTCGACAATATCGATGCGCTAAGAGACCTGAAAAACCTTCGCATGCTGAATCTTTTCCGCACGAGAGTGCGAAATGTCGATGCGCTGCGGGGCTTGACGAATCTGCAAGAGCTTTATCTCGCGAATACGCCGATTGACGACGTCGATGTACTCAAGGGTTTATCGGGTTTGCGCGAACTCGTCCTCTATGGCACGAAGGCCAGGAACGTCGACGATCTCAAGGCGGCGCTGCCGAAAACACGGATCGTCTGGTAAACATTCGACATTTTTGCAACACGTGCGCAAGGTCACACAGCAGCCGGCCGGATTTTGATAGTCTGTATCTGCCGGTAAGCGATGCAATGCACCGGCAAAGAAATTCGACCAGGTGTCTGAGTACCGGAGGGTACGCTCATGCTTAACTGGCTTGCAAACCTCATCTCCCATCACGCCCCCACCCCCGAAAAACAGGCCGAACGGGCCTTGAGCGAACTTCGAATGGGTCTCTTCCAGGCCGAACAGCGGGTTCTGGATGCGCAGTTGCAGGCCGATTATTACCGATCCCGCATCGCGTTTTGCGAACAGGTTGCAAAAGGCGGCATCGAGCAGGTATCGGATCGTCGCAGGAGCCCGCCGCAAGAAGCGGCCGTCGACACGCTGCGCCCAAGCCTCAAACTGACCGCGGCGCAATAAGCCATAGCGCGTGGCCAAAGCGGTGACGCGTAGCGCGCGTCACCTTCGATCGACACATGATGCGTCGTCGGGTGCCGGAATACGGCTTGCCGTCCTTGTGCAAGAACCGGCTGCCGCTGCTCGGGCTCATCATGTCGATGTCGGCGCACGTGATGACATCCGCAGTTGAACGCGAACGGACTTCCACATAGACGGCGGTCGCGTCCGACCGGTTGGTCATCCGATGGCCGTTGCCAATCTCGGCTACCGACGCCGGCAACGCGATCATTCTGGCTCGCGCCATCGCCAATCGTCATTCGCGCTTAGCCCTGCGGCGCGTCGCCCTTTTCCGCCAGATGAGTGCAACTCGTCGTACGATGCATACCGCTGCATACGCACGGATCCCGCACTCATCCCTTACTTCATGAATGATTCATCCCGCTCCGCTTCGCTCGGACCGCTGCCTTATGTCGTCGCCGCGACCTTCTTCATGGAGTATCTCGACACGACGATCATCGCAACCGCGCTTCCGCAGATGGCTCAGTCGTTCCGCACGAGTCCCAACGCACTCAGCCTCGGCATGAGCGCCTACATGATCGCGCTCGCAATCTTCATCCCCGCCAGCGGCTGGGTGGCGGACCGCTTCGGCTCCCGAAGCGTATTCTTCTCCGCGATCGTCACGTTCACGCTCGCTTCGCTGTTATGCGGCATTTCGCAGAACGTGGCCGAATTTACCGCTGCACGCGTGCTGCAAGGCATCGGCGGCGCGCTGATGGTTCCCGTGGGACGACTCACCGTCGTGCGTAGCATCGACAAAAAGCAGTTGATGCAGGCCATTTCGACGATCACATGGCCAGGCATCGTTGCGCCCGTGATCGGGCCGCCCGTGGGCGGGTTCATTACGACTTATGCATCGTGGCGCTGGATCTTCCTGCTCAACCTGCCCGTCTGTCTCGCCGTGCTGGTCGCCGTGCTCAAATGGGTGCCGAACCTGCGCAGCGCCGAACGGCGTCCGTTCGATGCGCTGGGCCTCGTACTCAGCGCACTGACCTTGACGGCAATTCTCTATGGCGCCGATATGGCGAGTCAGCCGGATACGAATCCGTTCGTCGCGCTCGGCGTCCTCGCCATTGGCCTGGCCTTTGGCTGCGTCGCGTTTTGTCAGGCGCGCCGACACCGGCATCCGCTGATCGACGTGAGCACGCTGAAGATCCCGACGTTCTCCGTCACCGTCGTCACAGGCACGATCACGCGCATCGGCATCGGCGCAGTGCCGTATCTGATGCCACTGCTGTTCCAGATCGGCTTCGGCTTGTCGGCGTTCAAGTCTGGGCTGCTGCTGCTCGTCAGCGCAACCGGCAACCTCGGCATGAAGGCGCTCACGACGCGGATCTTGCAGCGCTACGGCTTCCGGCGCGTCGCGATAGCGGCGAGCGCCACGTGCGGGGTCTTCACGATCCTATGCGGCGTGCTTACGCCCGATTCGCCGCTCGCGTGGGTTCTGGTGGTCGTGTTTATCTACGGGCTCGGGCGTTCACTGCAGTTTTCCACCCTGGCCACGCTTGCCTACGCGGATGTCCCGTCACAACAGACGAGCGCGGCCAACACGCTGTGGAATGCGGCCGCGCAGATGAGCATCGGTCTGGGCATTGCATTCGGCGCAGTGGCGTTGCGTGCAGCGTCCGTCGTCAATGGAAATGACATGGGCGACAGCCGTAGTCACACACCGATATTCACGCTCGGCGACTTCCGCCTTGCGTTCCTGTGCGCGGGCGTGCTGACGATCATGTCGATATATGGCTACGTGAAGCTCGCCCACGACGCCGGAAACAGGCTGAGGGCGGTATCGAACTAAACGCATGCATTCGAGGCACCATTCGGCTTCACTCCACATCGCGCATAAAGCGGAAGCGGATGCTCAAGCTTCCATCATCCGCGCCGATATCCGATGCATGAAAGAAAATGAACTCGACAAGCGCTTTCCCGAAGATCCGATGTGGAATGTCGCACAGGCAATCGAAGGCTGCGTGCGCGCGATTCGCACGGCGCGCGGCAAGCTGAATCCGGAAGATTGCACGCCCGGCACGCTCCAATACGAAGCGGTCACGATGGATTTCATCGACGACTGCATCCGCTCGCTGGGCGGCGATCCCGATGCCGAAGACGATGTAGACGATTTCGGCATCGGAGCGGCGGGCTGACCTTTCTTTCGGGAGCGCCGTCATCGCGAGTGGAGAATCGCCGATGTCCGCGCTCGACTGCACGCCGGATGCCGTTCGTGCAGGCTTGCCGCCGATCCACCATGCATCGAAAGCCGAACGATGCATGACCCGTTGGCACTCGACATGGCGTGAAGAAACGGCCGGTGTCGACAACCGAGTCCATCTGCTGTTCTGTTTTCTCGTGCTGCCGGCAACGGCGCCGACTGTGTCCGAATCTGTTGCAACTCGCCGTCTGTGCGCTGCCCGACCAGCGCTATGTCGGTGGAAACTCGCCGCGTTCAGGTCGGCAATGAATCGCCCGTCTGCTCACGAATGATGTAATCGGCGTACCAGTCAGGCCAGTTTTCATCGTGCTCGCCCGTGCGCTTCTCATGTTCGCCGTGCGCGGCGGCAGCGCGCCGAAGCGCACCCGCGAGATCGGCGGCCGACACGAAAGTCGTGGCATCCGCGTCAACTCTTCCGGGCAGTCGCGCTGTCACTTCCTGGAACACCCAGCCGTTCCCATCTGGATCATTGAACGAAGCGAAAGAGCCATAGCTCTTACGCTCGGGATGTGGGCCGCTCACACGCCCGTCTTCGCCGGCATGATGGAATACGCCGCCGATGTCGTGGAAAACTTCGCTTACCGCCACGCCACGGCCGATCAACTCCGCACGCGCTGCTTCGACGTCGGACACAATGAGGTGAAGTCCCTGAACCGAGCCCGGCTCTTCCGCCGTGACGCCTTTGCCGAACAGGATCGAGCATGAGGAACCCATAGGCGTGAAATGCACGACGCGGAAATCATCGCCTCTCACGATGTCGACGTCGAGCCGCCAGCCGAGTCCCGCGTAAAACTGCAGCGCGCGATCGACGTCCGATACGGGAATGACCACGACCTCGAGTTTCATATCGACCGCTTTTGCCCGGCCGGTCGCGGTTGCAGCATGACTGCGCGTCTGTTGATTGCTCATGTAAAGCTCCTTGCAATAAAGGAATCTAAAAATGGCAAATGCAAACAAGCAAACAAAGGCAGAAATAGACGGTCGCGTCGTTCGGTTCCTGATAGGAGTTGTGTATCGAGCGATCGGACCGAATCCTCTCACGAGAAGACTTTCTGTGAATTTCGCTGCTTCTGCCCCAGAAGCGTGAGAAAGACGACTAGGTCCGCCAGGAAGAGTTGCTTCGCGAGAGTATCAGCAAAGCTCTGCTCGATGCAGCGAAGGTACGCATCCGGCTTGAACGCTTCGAGCCGGATTGGGGGGGCCTTTGGCAGGATCAACGAGTAGCGTGCGACAGTTAGCGTCCAGTTGCGGCAGCCGCCGCCGATGCGCCCGACCCGTATCGCTCGAGTGACACGGGGGGCGCGCACAGCTTCACTCTTTCGAATCGGCAGCGCCAATCTGAATATCGACGAACGGCGTCGCTGTCATCGTCACGGCGACGTGATCCGATGCCGGCAGCAGGCCGGCAAATGCGGCGACGCCTGTCGCGCACAGCACGATCATAGCGAGCGCCCCGACGGCGACAAGCGAATGGCGCGTTGCGGACGATCTGAACAGGTTGGGCGATGTGTGCATGAGCAATCTCCGGTCTCGGCGCTGCGGTATCTGCGACAACTTCTGCAATATCCACGCCAACGGGCATGACGTCTGCCGCATTGCCGTGTGTACGCGGGCTTTGCGCGCTCGCGTCCGAGGCAGCACATACATGAAAGACCGGCGCGATGTCGGGCTCATTCCAACACAGCGCACCCCTTTTCTGCTCGGCGCCAACACCTTCAGGCGCCGCTATAGCCCCAATGCTGCGCCGCCTGAACGTGCTGGCGCGCGCAGATTCGCATCGGCACGATATCCGGCAGCGCCGCAAGCGCGCGCGCCCATATCTGCCGAGTGCGTGTCCACACCAGCTCGCGCCAGTCGTCGTCGGCCGGCATGAAAGCGTCGAACAGCGCGCGGCTGATCGCGCGGCCTTGCGCATCCAATGGATCGCCGTACAGATGCAGCCAGTGATCATTGCGCAGCGCGGTGTGCATCGGGCCCTCCGGATACGTGCCGCATTCGATAACGACTTGGCAGCAGATGCGTGTCGTGCAGCGCATTCTGCGGAGTCTGCGACGTATAACCGGTCGACCGCGAGACCACGCCCGTCTCGCTCACCGCGGCATCGGGGTGCGTGAACAGCGTATAGAGCCACGGACCATAAAGACGCTGCGCGTCCGCGAGGCCGGGGTAGGCCGCTTGCGTAATCGACATTAGTATCGGATGGCCGAATGCCCCCGCGCCCGTATGCAGGTCGAACGCGATGGCGACCTGAGCCGGCTTGAAAAAGCGTTGCGCAATGTGCGCGCGTCCGGGTTGCCGAGCCATGCAACGTCCGTTGTGAGTGCCTCGCCCTTCGGCCCTTTCAGCGGATGCGCGAAATTCGTCACTCGCGCGCCGGCCGTTTGCGCGGCGTGCAGAAAACGATGACGTAGCGTGTCGAAATCGGGTTGGACAGGAAAGCCGATTTTCATGAAATCTTCGGTCAACACTTCGCCGATGGTCTGTGTCGAGTCGCGATTGGTCGTGCCTGCGTTGACGAACGGAATGTCGAGGCTCCGTCCCGACAGGCGCTGCTTCAGTGCGGCAAGCTGATCCGGCTCGTAGATGTCGAGAACTTCGATCCCAACCCGGCCGTGGTACTCGTCAGCCAGATCGTGCAGCAAGGTACGCGTCGTTCCGCCGAACCGTGCCGAGCACGTTCTGTGCCTTGCTTCACATGCCCCTTGGAACCGCCACCTACCTCGGACATGAACGATCGGAACAGCGGCATCACGGCCACTGTGGTGCGTGAATGCTCAGAGACTGTTGGCGACTGCAACATCGACCGCACAAACGCCAAGACCCCGCTTTTGAGGGCGGGGTCATGGCGATGTATAAGGAGCCTGACGATTACCTACTTTCACACGGGCAATCCGCACTATCATCGGCGTGGAGTCGTTTCACGGTCCTGTTCGGGATGGGAAGGGGTGGGACCGACTCGCTATGGTCATCAGGCATGACGGGTTGCTGCGTCGCATCGCGGTGCGCCACAGCCAATCTGGAAGAAGCGTAAAGAGGGGGGTTGTGTTGTGTCGTGTTGCGGGCACAACGCTGTTGTCTCAACCTGTGTGGTACCGAGACAGACCTGTTATAGGATCAAGCCTTACGGGCAATTAGTATCAGTTAGCTTAACGCATTACTGCGCTTCCACACCTGACCTATCAACGTCCTGGTCTTGAACGACCCTTCAAGGGGCTCGAAGCCCCGGGGATATCTCATCTTAAGGCGAGTTTCCCGCTTAGATGCTTTCAGCGGTTATCTCTTCCGAACATAGCTACCCGGCGATGCCACTGGCGTGACAACCGGTACACCAGAGGTTCGTCCACTCCGGTCCTCTCGTACTAGGAGCAGCCCCCTTCAAATATCCAGCGCCCACGGCAGATAGGGACCAAACTGTCTCACGACGTTTTAAACCCAGCTCACGTACCTCTTTAAATGGCGAACAGCCATACCCTTGGGACCGGCTACAGCCCCAGGATGAGATGAGCCGACATCGAGGTGCCAAACACCGCCGTCGATATGAACTCTTGGGCGGTATCAGCCTGTTATCCCCAGAGTACCTTTTATCCGTTGAGCGATGGCCCTTCCATACAGAACCACCGGATCACTATGACCTGCTTTCGCACCTGCTCGACTTGTCGGTCTCGCAGTTAAGCACGCTTATGCCATTGCACTATCAGCACGATTTCCGACCGTACCTAGCGTACCTTCGTACTCCTCCGTTACACTTTGGGAGGAGACCGCCCCAGTCAAACTGCCCACCATGCACTGTCCCCGACCCGGATCACGGGCCAAGGTTAGAACCTCAAACAAACCAGGGTGGTATTTCAAGGACGGCTCCACGCAAACTGGCGTTCACGCTTCATAGCCTCCCACCTATCCTACACAGATCGGTTCAAAGTCCAATGCAAAGCTACAGTAAAGGTTCATGGGGTCTTTCCGTCTAGCCGCGGGGAGATTGCATCATCACAAACACTTCAACTTCGCTGAGTCTCGGGAGGAGACAGTGTGGCCATCGTTACGCCATTCGTGCAGGTCGGAACTTACCCGACAAGGAATTTCGCTACCTTAGGACCGTTATAGTTACGGCCGCCGTTTACCGGGACTTCAATCAAGAGCTTGCACCCCATCATTTAATCTTCCGGCACCGGGCAGGCGTCACACCCTATACGTCCACTTTCGTGTTTGCAGAGTGCTGTGTTTTTATTAAACAGTCGCAGCCACCAGTTTATTGCAACCCCTTCACCCTCTGCGCGCAGGCGCATCAAGCTACAGGGGCGTACCTTATCCCGAAGTTACGGTACCAATTTGCCGAGTTCCTTCTCCCGAGTTCTCTCAAGCGCCTTAGAATACTCATCTCGCCCACCTGTGTCGGTTTGCGGTACGGTCAATGTGAAACTGAAGCTTAGAGGCTTTTCCTGGAACCCCTTCCGATTGCTTCGTCGCCTAAGCGACTCGCGCCACGCCCTTGAATCCCGTGCCCGGATTTGCCAGAGCACCTTCTCCAACGCAGCGACCGGGACTTCCAACACCCGGACAACCTTCCGCGATCCGTCCCCCCATCGCATTTCACACTGGTGCAGGAATATTGACCTGCTTCCCATCAGCTACGCATTTCTGCCTCGCCTTAGGGGCCGACTCACCCTACGCCGATGAACGTTGCGTAGGAAACCTTGGGCTTACGGCGAGGGGGCCTTTCACCCCCTTTATCGCTACTCATGTCAGCATTCGCACTTCCGATACCTCCAGCACACTTTCCAGTGCACCTTCGCAGGCTTACGGAACGCTCTCCTACCATGCGTGCAAAGCACGCATCCGCAGCTTCGGTATATGGCTTAGCCCCGTTACATCTTCCGCGCAGGACGACTCGATCAGTGAGCTATTACGCTTTCTTTAAAGGGTGGCTGCTTCTAAGCCAACCTCCTGACTGTTTTAGCCTTCCCACTTCGTTTCCCACTTAGCCATATTTGGGGACCTTAGCTGGCGGTCTGGGTTGTTTCCCTCTTGACACCGGACGTTAGCACCCGATGTCTGTCTCCCGTGATTGCACTCTTCGGTATTCGGAGTTTGCTATGGCGAGGTAATCCGCAATGGACCCCTCAACCATGACAGTGCTCTACCCCCGAAGGTGATACACGAGGCACTACCTAAATAGTTTTCGGAGAGAACCAGCTATTTCCAGGTTTGTTTAGCCTTTCACCCCTATCCACAGCTCATCCCCTAACTTTTCAACGTTAGTGGGTTCGGACCTCCAGTACGTGTTACCGCACCTTCATCCTGGCCATGGATAGATCACCTGGTTTCGGGTCTACACCCAGCGACTGATTCGCCCTGTTCGGACTCGCTTTCGCTACGCCTGCCCTAATCGGTTAAGCTCGCCACTGAATGTAAGTCGCTGACCCATTATACAAAAGGTACGCCGTCACCCCTTGCGAGGCTCCGACTGTTTGTATGCATGCGGTTTCAGGATCTGTTTCACTCCCCTCCCGGGGTTCTTTTCGCCTTTCCCTCACGGTACTGGTTCACTATCGGTCGATCACGAGTATTTAGCCTTGGAGGATGGTCCCCCCATCTTCAGACAGGATTTCACGTGTCCCGCCCTACTTGTCGTACACCCAGTTCTTCCTCGCTGTTTTCGCCTACGGGGCTATCACCCACTATGGCCGCACTTTCCAGAGCGTTCGGCTAACAACGAAGATAAAGAGTACAGGCTGGTCCCATTTCGCTCGCCACTACTTTGGGAATCTCGGTTGATTTCTTTTCCTGCGGTTACTTAGATGTTTCAGTTCACCGCGTTCGCTCCACGCAACCTATGGATTCAGTTGCGGGTGACCCATACGGGCCGGGTTTCCCCATTCGGATATCGGTGGATCAAAGCTCGTTTGCCAGCTCCCCACCGCTTTTCGCAGGCTACCGCGTCCTTCATCGCCTGTGATCGCCAAGGCATCCACCACATGCACTTGTTCGCTTGACCCTATAACGGGTATGTCTCTTTCGATAACATCCGCTACAGGTTGAGTTTTCGCGTGTCGGTCCACGTTAGTGCCTCAGCACTTATCGGGGAGCCCACACACTGCGTGTTGTGCCGTATTCCAAGGCTGTCTTTCGACAACCCTTAAATACTTTCGATACAATCACAACCCTGATTCGCCTACTCGCGCGCCCATCTCTAAGCACGCTTTCGCGAATCTCTTTACTACTTCTTCCTGATTGTTAAAGAACGACAGCCGATATGCGCTTGCGCGCATCCAGTCTGACTGGCTCAATTGCCAATGCATAACGCGCGGCCCCCTTCCGGACCGGACACTAGGCATTGGAAACTGGTGGAGGATGACGGGATCGAACCGACGACCCCCTGCTTGCAAAGCAGGTGCTCTCCCAGCTGAGCTAATCCCCCGCAGATACCGCACCTTGAGGTTTCACTCGTCACACCGCAGACAACGTGGTGGGTCTGGTTGGATTCGAACCAACGACCCCCGCCTTATCAAGACGGTGCTCTAACCGACTGAGCTACAGACCCCTCAAAGCCTGTCTTCAAACAACAGCCGACAAGTGTGAGCGCTCAACTTGTGAACGCGAAGCTCTGGAAAGGAGGTGATCCAGCCGCACCTTCCGATACGGCTACCTTGTTACGACTTCACCCCAGTCATGAATCCTACCGTGGTGACCGTCCTCCTTGCGGTTAGACTAGCCACTTCTGGTAAAACCCACTCCCATGGTGTGACGGGCGGTGTGTACAAGACCCGGGAACGTATTCACCGCGGCATGCTGATCCGCGATTACTAGCGATTCCAGCTTCACGCAGTCGAGTTGCAGACTGCGATCCGGACTACGATCGGTTTTCTGGGATTGGCTCCGCCTCGCGGCTTGGCAACCCTCTGTTCCGACCATTGTATGACGTGTGAAGCCCTACCCATAAGGGCCATGAGGACTTGACGTCATCCCCACCTTCCTCCGGTTTGTCACCGGCAGTCTCCCTAGAGTGCTCTTGCGTAGCAACTAGGGACAAGGGTTGCGCTCGTTGCGGGACTTAACCCAACATCTCACGACACGAGCTGACGACAGCCATGCAGCACCTGTGTTACGGCTCCCTTTCGGGCACCCTCACCTCTCGGCAAGGTTCCGTACATGTCAAGGGTAGGTAAGGTTTTTCGCGTTGCATCGAATTAATCCACATCATCCACCGCTTGTGCGGGTCCCCGTCAATTCCTTTGAGTTTTAATCTTGCGACCGTACTCCCCAGGCGGTCAACTTCACGCGTTAGCTACGTTACCAAGTCAATGAAGACCCGACAACTAGTTGACATCGTTTAGGGCGTGGACTACCAGGGTATCTAATCCTGTTTGCTCCCCACGCTTTCGTGCATGAGCGTCAGTATTGGCCCAGGGGGCTGCCTTCGCCATCGGTATTCCTCCACATCTCTACGCATTTCACTGCTACACGTGGAATTCTACCCCCCTCTGCCATACTCTAGCCCGCCAGTCACCAATGCAGTTCCCAGGTTAAGCCCGGGGATTTCACATCGGTCTTAGCGAACCGCCTGCGCACGCTTTACGCCCAGTAATTCCGATTAACGCTCGCACCCTACGTATTACCGCGGCTGCTGGCACGTAGTTAGCCGGTGCTTATTCTTCCGGTACCGTCATCCTCCACCGGTATTGGCGGCGAAGTTTTCTTTCCGGACAAAAGTGCTTTACAACCCGAAGGCCTTCTTCACACACGCGGCATTGCTGGATCAGGGTTGCCCCCATTGTCCAAAATTCCCCACTGCTGCCTCCCGTAGGAGTCTGGGCCGTGTCTCAGTCCCAGTGTGGCTGGTCGTCCTCTCAGACCAGCTACAGATCGTCGCCTTGGTAGGCCTTTACCCCACCAACTAGCTAATCTGCCATCGGCCGCCCCTTGAGCGCGAGGTCCGAAGATCCCCCGCTTTCCTCCTCAGAGCGTATGCGGTATTAATCCGGCTTTCGCCGGGCTATCCCCCACTCCAGGACACGTTCCGATGTATTACTCACCCGTTCGCCACTCGCCGCCAGGCCGAAGCCCGCGCTGCCGTCCGACTTGCATGTGTAAGGCATGCCGCCAGCGTTCAATCTGAGCCAGGATCAAACTCTTCAGTTCAAACCTGTTACTGTTTTTCGGGCTCTCTCGAACCCGGTCGCTCACTCAAAATCACTGACGAAAGATCTGATTGCTCAAACCTTCCTCAATTTCTTCGTGTGAGACTCGATTACTTTCGCTATTGCGGCAATCCGAAGATCACCGCGCGCTCGCCATCGAGCACCCACACTTATCGGCTGTTAGTTTTTAAAGAACATTCGCTAAAAAGCTGCTGTTTGCTGCTGCTTTCTTGCGTCTCCGTCGTTTGGAGAGGCCGAATTATGCGGAACCCCAAGGGGGTCGTCAAGCGAAAATTGAAAATTATTTTTTGGGGCCATTTGCGCATCGGATCGCCTGTTGCGCTCATCGGTGTGTCGAGCGAAAGAACTCAAGCGACATCTCGCCGAATCGCTTATAGAAAAAACAACTCGATCAAATCCATCCACGCATCGACACGACACACGCTCACGTTGGCTGCGTAAGCAGGAAGCTGACGCCTGCCGCTAGAGCAGTCGTCGTGAACGTGCTGAGGGGAACGAGACTGGTAGCGTTGAATCGCGTTGTCCCGACCTGGCGTAATTCACCACCGCTCGTATCGCGAGAAAGCACCGAAGCAAACGAGAAGAACTACTTGGCGTTCGCGGACATATCACATTCGCCCGAGGCGCCACTACCGCCCGTATTCTTGATTGTGAGTGCGAGCCTGCTGCCTCGATTAGCCGTGATGATCTGTCCGTAACTGACGGTCGGGATGAACTGAATATCGGGCGCAACTGCAACAGGGGGCGTTCTAGCGCCGTCGACAGTCAAGTCCAGTTCGACGGTAACCGAATCGATGGTGGCGCCCCAGTCACGATGCCGCGCGGCCTGATCCTTTTTGAAGTTGCATAGACCCACCATGACCTGCTCCAACGCGGTGGGGATATCGATGGGTTTGCCCGGAGGAATGGGCGGCGTATTGCAGCCTGCTGCCAGGAAAGGCAAGACGATGAGAGCGAGGTGCGCACGCATCACGTTCCTCCATTTCGTGAACTGCTTATGAAGCTTGTCCGGCGCCAGGACGTGCTGCTCCCTCGCCACGTCAGTCATTGTGACGCGCATTCGTGATGCGTCTTCATTGCGCGTCCCATGCGGCTAGACCATTCGTTGTACGACTCCACGAACGGCAACACGTCAAACCAAGAATATCCCGCGCGCGACCTGTCGGATATTGGACCTTGGTCCCATGTCATCCGGGAATGGTGACGGAACGAGATCGTCCCTCACGTGGTCATGCCGCCGTCACAACAACGAAAGCAAACACGTAATGCACATGTATGTAATAAGTCGGTAAGGAATATTTCTCGGTTACGCAATATGAGAATGATTCAATCCCGTTGCGTTACACACATTAGTAAGCGAGCTTGCAATTCGATCTACAAGAACCCAGCAACTCCACGCATAACGGTCTTGGAGCGCTGAGCGGCATTCTGGAGCCCTCTAAAAATGTTCTACAAAACAATACTACCCACCGCGATATCCGTTGCTGCGTTGTTGACCATCGCAGCTTGCGGCAGTTCGCATAACAGTCCGGCATCGGCCACACCTGCGGTATCCGCGCAGGACGCACTGGCGACCGCAACGCCCATCAAGCACCTCGTCGTGATCTTCGGTGAGAACGTGTCGTTCGATCACTACTTCGCAACGTATCCGAGCGCGAAGAACGTAGCAGGCGAGCCGGCGTTCAGCGCAGCAGCGGGCACGCAAACGGACATCGCCACGCTGGCCGCAGCCGGTCTGACGGGCTCCGCCAACCCCAACGCGCAGTCGACTTCGCCGAACATTGTGTCGGCCACGGTCAACGGTCAGACCACCACGCCGCCGACCCTCGGTGCCGCGCTGACGACGACCACTGCGCAGCCGTTCCGGCTCGACCGTTCGCAAGCGAACACGAAGAGCCAGAACCATGC
This Paraburkholderia phymatum STM815 DNA region includes the following protein-coding sequences:
- a CDS encoding cupin domain-containing protein, translating into MIALPASVAEIGNGHRMTNRSDATAVYVEVRSRSTADVITCADIDMMSPSSGSRFLHKDGKPYSGTRRRIMCRSKVTRATRHRFGHALWLIAPRSV
- a CDS encoding DUF2817 domain-containing protein, giving the protein MHTALRNDHWLHLYGDPLDAQGRAISRALFDAFMPADDDWRELVWTRTRQIWARALAALPDIVPMRICARQHVQAAQHWGYSGA
- a CDS encoding VOC family protein, whose protein sequence is MSNQQTRSHAATATGRAKAVDMKLEVVVIPVSDVDRALQFYAGLGWRLDVDIVRGDDFRVVHFTPMGSSCSILFGKGVTAEEPGSVQGLHLIVSDVEAARAELIGRGVAVSEVFHDIGGVFHHAGEDGRVSGPHPERKSYGSFASFNDPDGNGWVFQEVTARLPGRVDADATTFVSAADLAGALRRAAAAHGEHEKRTGEHDENWPDWYADYIIREQTGDSLPT
- a CDS encoding DHA2 family efflux MFS transporter permease subunit translates to MNDSSRSASLGPLPYVVAATFFMEYLDTTIIATALPQMAQSFRTSPNALSLGMSAYMIALAIFIPASGWVADRFGSRSVFFSAIVTFTLASLLCGISQNVAEFTAARVLQGIGGALMVPVGRLTVVRSIDKKQLMQAISTITWPGIVAPVIGPPVGGFITTYASWRWIFLLNLPVCLAVLVAVLKWVPNLRSAERRPFDALGLVLSALTLTAILYGADMASQPDTNPFVALGVLAIGLAFGCVAFCQARRHRHPLIDVSTLKIPTFSVTVVTGTITRIGIGAVPYLMPLLFQIGFGLSAFKSGLLLLVSATGNLGMKALTTRILQRYGFRRVAIAASATCGVFTILCGVLTPDSPLAWVLVVVFIYGLGRSLQFSTLATLAYADVPSQQTSAANTLWNAAAQMSIGLGIAFGAVALRAASVVNGNDMGDSRSHTPIFTLGDFRLAFLCAGVLTIMSIYGYVKLAHDAGNRLRAVSN
- a CDS encoding DUF2817 domain-containing protein, with amino-acid sequence MLHDLADEYHGRVGIEVLDIYEPDQLAALKQRLSGRSLDIPFVNAGTTNRDSTQTIGEVLTEDFMKIGFPVQPDFDTLRHRFLHAAQTAGARVTNFAHPLKGPKGEALTTDVAWLGNPDARTLRNAFSSRLRSPSRSTCIRARGHSAIRY